In Physeter macrocephalus isolate SW-GA chromosome 2, ASM283717v5, whole genome shotgun sequence, a single window of DNA contains:
- the COL3A1 gene encoding collagen alpha-1(III) chain, translating into MMSFVQKGTWLLFALLHPTVILAQQEVVEGGCSHLGQSYADRDVWKPEPCQICVCDSGSVLCDDIICDDQELDCPNPEIPFGECCAVCPQPPTAPTRPHNGHGPQGPKGDPGPPGIPGRNGDPGLPGLPGSPGSPGPPGICESCPTGNQNYSPQYEAYDVKSGVAGGGITGYPGPAGPPGPPGPPGASGHPGSPGSPGYQGPPGEPGQAGPAGPPGPPGAIGPLGPAGKDGESGRPGRPGDRGLPGPPGVKGPAGMPGFPGMKGHRGFDGRNGERGEQGAPGLKGENGLPGENGSPGAMGPRGPAGERGRPGLPGAAGARGNDGARGSDGQPGPPGPPGTSGFPGSPGAKGEVGPAGSPGSSGAPGQRGEPGPQGHAGAPGPPGPPGNNGSPGGKGEMGPAGIPGAPGLIGARGPPGPSGTNGVPGQRGAAGEPGKNGAKGEPGPRGERGEAGSPGIPGLKGEDGKDGSPGEPGANGLPGAAGERGTPGFRGPTGANGLPGEKGPPGERGGPGPAGPRGVAGEPGRDGLPGGPGLRGMPGSPGGPGSDGKPGPPGSQGESGRPGPPGSPGSRGQPGVMGFPGPKGNDGAPGKNGERGSPGGPGPQGPAGKNGETGPQGPPGPTGPGGDKGDTGTPGPQGLQGLPGTSGPPGENGKPGEPGPKGEAGAPGIPGGKGDSGAPGERGPTGAAGPPGPRGGTGPPGSEGGKGPAGPPGPPGSAGSPGLQGMPGERGGPGGPGLKGDKGEPGSSGVDGAPGKDGPRGPTGPIGPPGPAGQPGDKGESGAPGLPGIAGPRGGPGERGEHGPPGPAGFPGAPGQNGEPGGKGERGAPGEKGEGGPPGVAGPPGSAGPSGSPGPPGVKGERGSPGGPGAAGFPGGRGLPGPPGNNGNPGPPGPSGPPGKDGPSGPAGSNGAPGSPGVSGPKGDAGQPGEKGPPGSQGPPGAPGPLGIAGIAGARGLAGPPGLPGTRGVPGPQGPKGESGKPGPGGLNGERGPPGAQGLPGLAGAAGEPGRDGNPGSDGLPGRDGSPGSKGDRGENGSPGPPGAPGHPGPPGPVGAAGKSGDRGETGPVGPSGAPGPVGSRGPPGPQGPRGDKGETGERGANGIKGHRGFPGNPGAPGSPGPSGHQGAVGSPGPAGPRGPVGPSGPPGKDGTSGHPGPIGPPGPRGNRGERGSEGSPGHPGQPGPPGPPGAPGPCCGGPSAISGIGGEKSGGFAPYYGDEPMDFKINTDEIMTSLKSVNGQIESLLSPDGSRKNPARNCRDLKFCHPELKSGEYWVDPNQGCKMDAIKVYCNMETGETCINASPLTVPRKNWWTNSAAEKKHVWFGESMDGGFQFSYGNPELPEDVLDVQLAFLRLLSSQASQNITYHCKNSIAYMDHTSGNVKKALRLMGSNEGEFKAEGNGKFTYSVLEDGCTKHTGEWGKTVFEYRTRKAVRLPIVDIAPYDIGGPDQEFGVDVGPVCFL; encoded by the exons TTGTTGAAGGAGGATGCTCCCATCTTGGTCAGTCCTATGCGGATAGAGATGTCTGGAAACCAGAACCATGCCAAATATGCGTCTGTGACTCAGGATCTGTTCTCTGTGATGACATAATATGTGATGACCAAGAATTAGACTGTCCCAACCCTGAGATCCCATTTGGAGAATGTTGTGCAGTTTGCCCACAGCCTCCAACAGCT cCCACTCGCCCTCATAATGGTCATGGACCTCAAGGCCCCAAAGGAGATCCA ggtccTCCTGGTATTCCTGGGAGAAATGGTGATCCTGGTCTTCCAGGACTGCCAGGTTCCCCTGGTTCTCCTGGCCCTCCTGGAATCTGTGAATCGTGCCCTACTGGTAACCAG AACTATTCTCCCCAGTATGAGGCATATGATGTCAAGTCTGGAGTAGCAGGAGGAGGAATCACAGGCTATCCCGGGCCAGCT GGTCCGCCCGGCCCACCTGGTCCCCCGGGTGCATCTGGTCATCCTGGTTCCCCT GGTTCTCCAGGATACCAAGGTCCCCCTGGTGAACCTGGGCAAGCTGGTCCTGCA ggTCCTCCAGGACCTCCTGGTGCTATAGGTCCATTAGGTCCTGCCGGAAAggat GGGGAATCAGGAAGACCCGGACGACCTGGAGACCGAGGACTTCCTGGCCCTCCA GGTGTCAAAGGTCCAGCTGGCATGCCTGGATTCCCTGGTATGAAAGGACATAGA GGCTTTGATGGACGAAATGGAGAAAGAGGCGAACAAGGTGCTCCTGGATTAAAG GGTGAAAATGGCCTTCCAGGTGAAAATGGATCTCCTGGAGCGATG GGTCCAAGGGGGCCTGCTGGTGAGAGAGGACGACCAGGACTTCCTGGAGCTGCA GGAGCTCGAGGTAATGATGGAGCTCGAGGAAGTGATGGACAACCA ggtcCACCTGGTCCCCCTGGAACTTCAGGATTCCCTGGTTCCCCTGGTGCTAAG GGTGAAGTTGGACCTGCGGGATCTCCTGGTTCAAGTGGCGCCCCTGGACAAAGAGGAGAACCTGGACCTCAGGGACATGCTGGTGCTCCAGGTCCTCCT GGCCCTCCTGGGAATAATGGTAGTCCTGGTGGTAAAGGTGAAATG GGTCCTGCTGGCATTCCTGGGGCTCCTGGACTGATAGGAGCCCGCGGTCCTCCAGGACCCTCTGGTACCAATGGTGTTCCCGGGCAGCGAGGTGCTGCA GGTGAACCCGGTAAGAATGGGGCCAAAGGAGAGCCAGGACCACGTGGGGAACGC GGGGAAGCTGGTTCTCCAGGTATTCCAGGACTTAAGGGTGAGGATGGCAAAGACGGTTCTCCTGGAGAACCTGGTGCGAACGGACTTCCCGGAGCTGCAGGAGAAAGG GGTACGCCTGGATTCCGAGGACCTACTGGAGCAAATGGCCTTCCAGGAGAAAAG GGTCCCCCCGGGGAACGTGGTGGTCCAGGCCCTGCAGGGCCCAGAGGAGTTGCTGGAGAACCTGGCCGAGACGgcctccctggaggtccaggaTTGAGG GGTATGCCCGGTAGTCCTGGAGGACCAGGCAGCGATGGGAAACCAGGGCCTCCC gGAAGTCAAGGAGAAAGTGGTCGACCAGGTCCTCCAGGCTCACCTGGTTCCCGAGGTCAGCCTGGTGTCATGGGTTTCCCTGGTCCTAAAGGAAATGAT GGTGCTCCTGGAAAGAATGGAGAACGTGGTAGTCCTGGAGGTCCTGGCCCTCAG gGTCCTGCTGGAAAGAATGGTGAGACTGGGCCTCAGGGTCCCCCAGGACCTACC GGGCCAGGTGGTGACAAAGGAGACACAGGAACCCCTGGTCCACAAGGATTACAA GGCTTGCCTGGAACGAGTGGCCCtccaggagaaaatggaaaacctggtGAACCT GGCCCAAAGGGTGAGGCTGGTGCACCTGGAATTCCAGGAGGCAAg GGTGATTCTGGTGCCCCTGGTGAACGTGGACCTACTGGAGCTGCAGGGCCCCCTGGGCCTAGAGGGGGAACTGGCCCCCCTGGTTCCGAAGGAGGAAAG GGCCCTGCTGGTCCCCCTGGGCCGCCTGGTAGTGCTGGTTCACCTGGTCTGCAAGGAATGCCTGGAGAAAGAGGGGGTCCTGGAGGCCCTGGTCTAAAAGGTGACAAG GGTGAGCCCGGCAGTTCAGGTGTCGATGGTGCTCCAGGGAAAGATGGTCCAAGG ggTCCTACTGGTCCCATTGGTCCCCCTGGCCCAGCTGGTCAGCCTGGAGATAAG ggtGAAAGTGGTGCCCCTGGACTCCCGGGTATAGCTGGTCCTCGTGGTGGCCCT GGTGAGAGAGGTGAACATGGGCCACCAGGACCTGccggcttccctggtgctccT GGCCAGAACGGTGAGCCTGGTGGTAAAGGTGAAAGAGGCGCTCCTGGTGAGAAAGGTGAAGGAGGCCCTCCTGGAGTCGCAGGGCCCCCCGGAAGTGCTGGGCCTTCT GGTTCCCCTGGTCCCCCAGGTGTCAAAGGCGAACGTGGCAGTCCTGGTGGTCCT GGTGctgctggcttccctggtggtcgtgGTCTTCCTGGTCCTCCTGGCAATAAT GGTAACCCAGGCCCCCCAGGCCCCAGCGGTCCTCCAGGCAAAGATGGCCCCTCAGGTCCAGCTGGTAGTAATGGTGCTCCTGGCAGCCCTGGGGTGTCTGGACCAAAGGGTGATGCTGGCCAACCAGGTGAGAAGGGACCACCTGGCTCCCAGGGCCCTCCG GGAGCTCCAGGCCCACTTGGAATTGCAGGGATTGCTGGAGCACGAGGTCTTGCAGGCCCACCAGGCTTGCCAGGTACTAGGGGTGTACCCGGCCCACAGGGCCCCAAG GGTGAAAGTGGGAAACCAGGACCTGGTGGTCTCAATGGAGAACGTGGTCCTCCTGGAGCCCAGGGTCTTCCTGGTCTGGCTGGTGCAGCTGGTGAACCTGGAAGAGAT ggAAACCCTGGATCAGATGGTCTGCCAGGCCGAGATGGATCTCCTGGTAGCAAG GGTGACCGTGGTGAAAATGGCTCTCCTGGCCCCCCTGGTGCTCCTGGTCATCCAGGCCCGCCTGGCCCTGTCGGTGCAGCTGGAAAGAGTGGTGACAGAGGAGAAACT ggcCCTGTTGGTCCTTCTGGTGCCCCAGGTCCTGTTGGCTCAAGAGGTCCTCCt GGTCCCCAAGGCCCACGTGGTGACAAAGGTGAAACGGGTGAACGTGGTGCTAATGGCATCAAAGGACATCGCGGATTCCCTGGTAACCCAGGTGCCCCAGGTTCCCCG gGTCCCTCTGGTCACCAAGGTGCAGTCGGTAGTCCAGGACCTGCAGGCCCCAGA GGACCTGTTGGACCAAGTGGGCCCCCTGGCAAAGATGGAACAAGTGGACACCCTGgtcccattggaccaccagggccTCGAGGTAACAGAGGCGAAAGAGGATCTGAG GGCTCCCCAGGCCACCCAGGACAACCAGGCCCTCCTGGGCCCCCCGGTGCCCCTGGTCCATGCTGTGGTGGGCCTTCTGCCATCTCTGGCATTGGAGGTGAAAAATCTGGAGGGTTTGCCCCATATTATGGAGATGAACCAATGGATTTCAAAATCAACACCGACGAGATTATGACTTCACTCAAATCAGTCAATGGACAAATAGAAAGCCTCCTTAGTCCTGATGGTTCTCGTAAAAACCCTGCTCGGAACTGCAGAGACCTGAAATTCTGCCATCCTGAACTCAAGAGTG GAGAATATTGGGTTGATCCTAACCAAGGTTGCAAGATGGACGCTATTAAAGTATACTGTAACATGGAAACTGGAGAAACGTGCATAAATGCCAGTCCTTTGACTGTTCCACGTAAGAACTGGTGGACAAATTCTGCTGCTGAGAAGAAACATGTTTGGTTTGGAGAATCCATGGATGGTGGTTTTCAG TTTAGCTATGGCAATCCTGAACTTCCTGAAGATGTCCTCGATGTCCAGCTGGCATTCCTCCGACTTCTCTCCAGCCAGGCCTCCCAGAACATCACATATCACTGCAAGAATAGCATTGCATACATGGATCATACCAGTGGGAATGTGAAAAAAGCCTTGAGGCTGATGGGCTCAAATGAAGGCGAATTCAAGGCTGAAGGAAATGGCAAATTCACCTACTCAGTTCTGGAGGATGGTTGCACT AAACACACTGGGGAATGGGGCAAAACAGTCTTCGAATATCGAACACGCAAGGCCGTCAGACTACCTATTGTAGATATTGCACCCTACGATATTGGTGGTCCTGATCAAGAATTTGGTGTGGACGTTGGCCCTGTTTGCTTTTTATAA